The DNA sequence acttttctagtttattttataattcatataaaatatttgtttaaatttaaatttatagcaGTTATATCAAAATATACCTCATATTTGGTTCACATACGCTGTTCAAGCTAAGCATTTATATACTGCTGGTatacattatcaaaaaaaaagaaaaacttaaatgtacaatataaacaataaattatattctataaaGATTCTTTTTTTAACCATGCTTTGGTAATTCATATTTCCATATCTTCTGTTATGTCTGTACATTTACATGGAGCCCAGATGTTCTTCAGATATtctgatattttataaaaatttgttgtactccacccccccctccaatcccttgctcactgttgtcgtgggggggggggcttaggagagggggactgaggcccaatgtgggggatcacacctaccttggtcctcagcccttatCTCTAATAATTTTGCAcaatcttttcttctcctcctttccgtttccttttcttcatccacatgttctgtccacttatcctaatggTTAACCCATTTTTGCCATTTTCACCACGCTACTTCATCATAGTGCTCCCTACttccttaactccttccccttatAACAAcctttgtgtgctgtgtggtgcaatggtagcgatctcgtctagcaattttGCTGAGCTGCGTTCAAATAccacgccgccagtggatggtaaccccagccattccttgcacaaagggggtcatttagaagcaaaatgaaacagacagcatgtcacaccaagaatatccattgtaacaaatggaatcaaactaaacctttaaCCTTTAAACCTTATACTATTCTCCATcaactccccctctctacccttttcactaccatagtAACCTCTaataccctaatcattaactcattcctatcCCTTTTTGCTactatactttaccatagtgccatgtgacctttgatgtcacaTAGCACTTCCTTGCCTTTGCCCCCAAGCCTCATACTATCACTATAAtttgccactaatgaccttaaatttttcaataaataaataaatttgttgtACTATTACATTTCAGCATTCAGTACTTTGTCtacaatttcattttaatttcaccAAAGGAAAATAGCTTTAAATTTCTCATCATAAATTAAATAAGGCCCGTGAAAGTAAATTGGATAATGTGAAAAAcatatgataaacatatataaccatTTTCCTTCACAAACCCATAAAATATATGATGGTAAATATTCTTTATTACTGATAAGTTAAATATTCCAGTACCATAAAAAGTGATGGGAAATACACCAGTGAtgtcttaatttttttcatatcatgaaATGTAAAGTCTCACTGGATGTCTAACAGCTAAGTTAAgtaaacacagaaaacacaacagATAGATGCACAGAACTtacaactaaataagattttcagtatatgcatgagtgtgtatgtgtgtatgtgtatatatatgtatgtgtatatgtatatgtaaataaataaataaataaataaatatatatatataatatatatatatatatatatatatatatatatatatatatatatatatatatatatattatttttatatatatatatatatatatatatatatatatatatatatatatatatatatatatatgtatgtatgtatgtatgtatgtatgtatgtatgtatgtatgtatacacacacacacacacacacacacacacacacacacacacacacacacacacacacacacacacacacacacacacacacacacacacacacacacacacacacacacacacacacacacacatcacacacacacacacacacacacacacacacacacacacacatatatatatatatatatatatatatatatatatatatatatatatatatatatatatatatatatatatatatatacacacacacatatacacacatacacatatacatatatacatatatatatacacatacatatatatatacatatacaaatttttcCTCTTTACAAATGTGCCTTACAAACTGGGCCTATTTTTGGGGAGACATGAAACAGCAGAAGGGAATATACAACTTTccttgaaaaaaacaatatattttagagCACACTTATTCCTTCCTACATGTAGTTCTGCTGGTGTGTTTGAATGCACATGCCATGTCCACTTTGAGCTTTGttcattgtctttacacatagatggctctacaaataCAAAGTCACAATGAGCCAAATATTAGTACTTTCTATCTCAACTGTTTacgcttttccttgatttacagaTTTTTTTCTGGTATCTTCTATTGTTGTTAATAACgttataacagataataatgacaataatgataataacagcatcaatattgatagcatAAGTATAAAAACATTTTCCCGCAAACACAAGGTGAAAATCAGGTGAGGTTACTCCTTGTGGATAAGCGCTTGTAAAGTGATCAATGTGCAGAGAAATTTCACAAAACGGTACTGCAGTCAACACTACAATTTTCTAGCAACAATAAGTTAACCCAATTCTGGGGAAAATATTAtgctagtcttttttttttgtgtgtgtgtgaaatgtctctccacatagatggtgttatttttattatggacattataattactataatgttataaacattagtaacagcaaaataagataacacaaactattttcataaatcaaggaaaagagtaaacaggcatgacaggcagtactcgtacctggctcattggtgacttagtacaagcgtagccatctatgtgttaaaccaattaataaagtaaactcatagtgggcatggcatgtacgtatatgccatgcCCATCGGCATTGGGTTAAGGGTATACCAACCTATTCCAAAAAGTTTTGAACATTTAACCCAGGAGGCATCAATTCCTGCTTTCAGACTGGGCCCATATGGCACGTATCTAGATGAGACTACTCTCTACCATGCATGCTAAAGAATCATTCATTGGTTTGGCCTTCACTGCATTAACTGAGGATGGTACAGCCCTACAAATTGGGGTAAAGTCACTTTTTAGCttcttttattgaaaaaaaacatacatactgcAGCCAAAATTACAGACAATAGAGAAAACATGTATCCTGTGCTTCTAATTCTCATTTAAGAAGCCGACTGTATGCTGTGCTTAGCTCATTATAGTTTGAATAAAAGATATGGTCATAGAATTAATAAGGCAAATCATGCAAcatcaatatatgtaaaaaaaaaaaaaaagaatcatttacAGAACAATAatgcatatactgtataaataatatatttgtattttaactGAATGATAACtacttaaaatataaataagatgtaAATTCAAAGTTACTGCAGAAATCAAACAACtggatattttctttctttctctttttttttatacaagttcCTTTGTACTAATGTCAACAAAACCAAAGTAAATAGTacagtatatttctttttttgtctgtattaGCCAATCAGACCTTACACAATTCTTCAAAATAAACCAAATTTTCCTATCACACTCTGTATACACACTTTCACTATATAGACTGTTTATATCTACTCTTCCAAAACCAAATGATATCCTTTCAATATTTTCAACACCTTTCATCTCAGGTATGCTTTCTTTTTCACATGATGCCAATGCTCCTTCTCAGCATCTGTCTTCAATTTTCCTTCAAGTTCCTGAATTTTTTCTTCATGGTGTTTCTGCAAGATGAATGGAGGAAAGATTtcaagacaaaaagaagaaaaaaggtcacATGCATCTATGAACAAATACCCACAAAAATGTAAACctacaataacattaaaaacacaccaatgttcaaatgcacacatacacatgcattaaGAAACATGTATATCAttgcatttattcatatttactccTAAGCATCTATaaccatacataaatatttgtaaataGGAATTTTGCAACTCTACTGTTCCATAACAATGTCAAGGAATAATTAATTTGAGGCAAGGGACCCATGTATATGGCAGAGTGGGTGATGTCAAGAAGTGAACTGGGAGACTCTGCATCCTAACTACTGCAGACAGGAAACCAGGAGAGATAAATATCAACCACTACTTTGAGGCAAAACAAAAGTCTTTACAGCAGACCATGTTATAAAGAGAAAACTACATGTAAAATTGCCCCAGATACTGACTTTTACGAAGAGGAAGCCGTGTCTCATAGAGGCAGCTAGATACAAGGTGCGAACAACCACAGGCTGGTTGTGTATTGTCTTGATGTGTGGAAGTGCCATTGCAATTAACTGGTGAGGACCTCTGATTGAACTTATGAAGGCTATTTGAGTCTCTGCATTGCAATACTTGACTGTAACAAGAAAAGTTAAGTTTAAAATATGAAGTCATGATACAACACTGATAAAATTACCTATCTGGatgaagaaaaatggaataaataaataaacaaacttaaAGCACGTAAAGATATAATCTTAGACTTAAatttattatcaacaacaaccacaataatgacaaaaacaattacaatatcaaaatgatgaaaaaggaacTGCGAAATAAGAAACGCCACATACTTTGAAAGCCTGACGTTGTTGCTGCAACACCAAAATCCCCGTGTAGCTTTCTCACGGTATCTACTATAGCATTCTTCAGTCCATACCAGGTAAGTCTCAAGGAATTCTCTGGCACGACTTCAACCACaaaatatctgtaatataacatgtATTAAGTCTATGTGCTTATCAATAACTGGTTTTCTTTCCAATGGTTACTAGAATATTTCTAAGCAGCAAAAGTTGGCAATAGAAAGACATTGAGAATCTTCACAAAATctgaatgacttttttttttcttgaaaatacaGCATTTATTAGAAGATATGCCAAAAGTTGTTGTCTAATTAGGTGAAGTAAGGTGAGACAAATACAGAAAACATAGATTTTTAACTAGTTAGAGCAAGGAAGTAAAGTTAGACTAGGTATTGAAGTTTACAAGAGTTGATGAAACAGAACAACTTTTTTGAAACCATGaacctatatttcatatataaataaataaatatatatatatatatatatatatatatatatatatatatatatatatatatatatatgtatatatataatatatatatatatatatatgtatatatatatatacatacatacacacacacacacacacacacacacacacacacacacacacacacacacacacacacacacacacacatatatatacatatacatatataaaaaaatatatatacacacacacacacacacatatatatatatatatatatatatatatatatatatatataatatatatatatatatatatatatatatatatatatatatataatatatatatatatatataataatataatataatatatatatatatataataataatatatataataatatatatatatatatagtatatatatatatacacacacacacacacacacacacaccacacacacacacacacacacacacacacacacacacacacacacacacacatattaatattatatatatataatattatatatatatatatatatatatatatataatatatctatatatctatatattatatatatatatatatctatatctatatctataatatatatatatattaatatatctatatctatatatatatatatatataacacacacacaaacacacagacacacacacacacacacacacaccacacacacacacacacacacacaccacacacacacacacacatatatatatatatatatatatatatatatatatatataaaatatatatatatatgtatatatatatatatatatatatatatatatatatatatatgtatatacatatatatatatacatatagatatatatatatacataatatatatctattatatatatatattatatatatatatatattctataaatatctatatctataatatataaatatatataatatatatatatatataatataatataatatataaatatataaatatatatatatatatatatatatatatatatatatatatatatatatatatatatatatatatacatatgtatatatgtatatacgtatgcagaGATACCATTTTCAACAATTGTATAAGTggcaatatgatatatacattgaaAGAGCATCCTGAAGATGTACTGTAAACAAGGAAATACTCTAAGGTCTATCCTCatgtcaacctttttttttttttttttttttttacttattctttgcCTGTGCAGATTATTTCATGCATCAGTGAGtgtaattttttcctctttatgaCAATGTTATTAGATATTCCCTATCTTACTGTAgtctttctgtaactatatacaAAAGCATTACTCATGTGCTTCACAACTTCCTGATTATCAACTTGCAAGGAAATGACATGGGTAAAAAATGTCTtcaattttgttgttttgtccaTTACAGACAAAGGTTACTTTGTACCATGTGGCTGTGTGAAACTCAAATTACTCCAGTGACTCTGAGGTTACGTTCACTCTTTGTAGATTGTTCTCTTTAGTCAACTGTGTTGTTTCACGTGTTCTCTGAGAAGCTCATCATAGTTTTACCATCCAGTTAATGTTGCCGAGAGCAAACAGTGATAGCAGGAAATGGACTCTGCCATCTCATAGAACAtaggaaaaagaattataaacaaTACAAGTACAGCTGCACCAGCCTCATATGATGAAAATATCTGTTGCATATCACCACTCAGAGACTACACCTGACAATGCCAGAGTTCTTGATGTCTAGTGAATaagtagaaggtaggaaaggttagtaTTGGATTTTGGGATTCGCATGATACCCTGGATTTGGGACTTCACCTTTGGAAGGTGCTttgctctcggtaacaaatacctTGCCTTCCTTTGCATGATCCTTATTCAAAAATTTACTGTTTGTTGCCTTCACTGTTGCAGCGGCAAATGTAATCAAAGTGCTTATGGTCTGCAATACAGGTGAGCATGTTTCAATAAAACTTCATATATTGTATTCATTTACTTAATTAGTTATAGCAGAAATTAAGAGAACACTAAACAACCGATTCCCACCTCCCCTTGAATATAAGAATAATGCCAGGGTCACTCAAGActcacaagggggggggggcgataaaaATAGGATActctaaatgttttaaaatgtgcaggaaaaaaatatcttgcCTGTGAAACTAATCCTTGTTACTGCCAATAAATTCAAaaacaattaaagaaaatataacgcAAAGAATACATACCTTCGTTTGCATCTGACCATAGTGAATATCAGCAAGGAAACAGCACTCTGGCTCCAAATTCAACAATGCATcaatcttttttccccctataaGAGTTCAATCTCTTTAAGTGCAATTACAAATAAAACATCTTACAAACCACAACTGAAAGAAACAACATCGCTTATAACGTAAGGCACGACCTCCCGGCGGCCTTCCCTCACGTGCAGTGGAGTCCCAATGTAAACAAACCGAGGTGATGTTACCATGGATACGCGTTAACTTGCGAAGGAT is a window from the Penaeus monodon isolate SGIC_2016 chromosome 41, NSTDA_Pmon_1, whole genome shotgun sequence genome containing:
- the LOC119598229 gene encoding ribonuclease P/MRP protein subunit POP5-like isoform X1; amino-acid sequence: MVRCKRRYFVVEVVPENSLRLTWYGLKNAIVDTVRKLHGDFGVAATTSGFQIKYCNAETQIAFISSIRGPHQLIAMALPHIKTIHNQPVVVRTLYLAASMRHGFLFVKKHHEEKIQELEGKLKTDAEKEHWHHVKKKAYLR
- the LOC119598229 gene encoding ribonuclease P/MRP protein subunit POP5-like isoform X2 — protein: MQRKARYFVVEVVPENSLRLTWYGLKNAIVDTVRKLHGDFGVAATTSGFQIKYCNAETQIAFISSIRGPHQLIAMALPHIKTIHNQPVVVRTLYLAASMRHGFLFVKKHHEEKIQELEGKLKTDAEKEHWHHVKKKAYLR